The Candidatus Neomarinimicrobiota bacterium nucleotide sequence AAAGCCGGACCTCATCTCAGGGAATCCGCTCCCTTTGATTGGCAATTCGTCGGCCGCGCGCTCTCCCACAGACCTACCCGCCTTGCGAATTTCGGCTACCTCGGGCATATGTGGGAGCTGTATGCGATGTGGACGTGGCTTCCTGTCTTCATTATTTTAAGTTATAAATCCGCCGGTTTGAGCGAACAGTCCGCCCGCGTTATGGGATTCAGCGTAATCGCTGTCGGACTCATCAGCTGTATTTTGGCGGGGAAATTCGCCGACAGACTCGGCAGAACGAAAGTCACTTCATGGAGTATGGTAATTTCGGGCGTTTGTTCTCTGACCATCGGTTTCTTTTTTCATAATCCCGTTATCGTTTCCATCATCGGACTTCTGTGGGGGTTTTTCGTAATATCCGACAGCGCCCAATTCAGCGCGGCTGTCAGCGAACTCACAGACAGTCGTTACGTGGGAACCGCTCTTGCGCTTCAAACGAGTATGGGTTTCCTCCTGACAATGGTTTCGATTCGGCTGATTCCAATCTTATCCGAACAAATCGGGTGGAATTACGTATTTATGGTACTTGCTATCGGACCAATAATCGGAACTTGGAGTATGCTGAAACTTCGCGCACTCCCTGAAGCGACTAAGATGGCTTCGGGAAACAGATAAACCCAAATTGAGGTACATACGCTAACTAAAACTTTATTAATTTTAATCGCCCTGTCCGCTTTTCAAATATCGGATGTCGGCAGTCTCAGCGCGCAGGGAAAAATGAATGCCGCGCAAAAAGAACTCCTGGATGCCGATTGGGAGTTTTCGCGAACATCCGTAAAGAAAGGAGCGGCGGCGGCTTTCTATCTGTATCTCACTAATAACGCTATGCAGCTTCCCGAAGGGAGTTTGCCTATTTATGGGAAAAAAGCGATCTTCGATACGATGATGCAGGGTGATTATACTCTCTCATGGACTCCGATAAAAGCGGAAGTCGCCAAATCAGGGGAGCTGGGCTGGACGTGGGGAAAATACATCGTTGTAGTCATTCAGGAAGACGGAAGCGAATCAACCGGCTACGGGAAGTATCTCAATATCTGGAAGAAAGATGCAAACGGTAATTGGAAAGTATCGGTAGATATGGGCAATAAAAGCCCCTCACCGAATTAGACTCCTTATTCTCTCCCCTCGAGGGGAGTGTCCGTCGGTTGACAGACGAGAGGTGTGATTCATCCTAAAAGGAAGGTCATTGAAATAAACTAATCGCTCAATATATAATACTCATTACACACCCCGTCTTTCGTCCCGAACAATCGGGACAAAATCCACCCCTCTTGATAGAGGGGATCTTATGGAGTTTTTCTTTTAGGAGCACACAATTTTTTTTAAAGGATAATAAGACGATAATTTCTATTCCGGACAAACACCGCCTTTCGGGTATACCTCTTGAAAGAGGGACGTTTATCGCATTAGATAGAGAATTTCTCCAGTAAAGCGATAAAACGCGGATGATCACGAAGCGGATCCCATTTGGGGTCAAGCCGGATGAGATTTACAGACAGATCGCCCGGTATGGATAACAGTGTTTCTAAATGGTCGATCGCCAGATCAAGTTCACCTACTTTGGTATAAATTACGGCAAGGTCTTCCAACCTGTAAGCTCCCCTCCACGCTTCTTTACTGATAGGGAGCAGTTCAACTCCTTTTTTGCCTGCTCGGATGGCATCTTCTTTCCTACCGAGACCGGCATAAACCAATCCGAGAGAAGAGTATAACCTGGAATCATCCGGATTTTCTTCCACCAATTCTTCAAAAACAACTCGCGCTGAATCGTAATAGACTTGCGACAACCCGCTGTTGCCCATAAATCCATAAGTATCTGCTATGAGATGATTCTTATGTAAGTATCTAAATTGACCTTCATAAATATCATCGTTTAAGGACATAAGTAATTCGAGCGCATGATCAAATTTTCGATCATAGTTATCAAAATTATATTTCAGAATGATATCACTCTGGTCAGCGGGAGTACCTATCATCTGTTCAACTTCTTTGAGGACGGATCGAGCTTTTTTAATATCTCCCTTCCACTTCACAAAAAGAAGCGCTTTGCTGTAATAATTAAACCTTAAGTCCGGGCTTAATGAAATGGCTTTGTTAAATGAGTTTTCCGCTTCCTGATAATTTCGAATAAATGAATAAGTCTCTCCCAAATATTGAGATATCATTGCTTCTCGCGGACTGAGCTCGAGGGCTTTCAAAAAGTTAGCTATTGCCAACTCCATTTTACCCTGGCGTCTTTGGACGAAAGCTATATTAGCGTAAAGTTCGCCGCCGTTTAATCCCAAATTTTTAGCTACATCAAACTCTTTCAACGCATTCTGATAGTCCAATCGCCCATGATAATAATACATTCCTAATGCCATATGAGCTTCCTGAAGCTGTGAATTTAGCTGCAAAGCCCTGTCTGCCGCTGCCTTGGCTTTTACTAATCGCTCCTCACTCCTGTCAAAATAATACCAGTAAAAGCCTGAATGAATCTGAGATAATGTCGCATAAGCAAGGGAAAAATCAGGGTCTAAATCTATCGCTTTTTGGAGCATCTGAATACCTATACTAAGATCCGATTCTAAATAACTACGGTTCGCATACGTTTTCCCCCGCAGATAATAATCATAAGCCTCTAAATTTTCAGTGGGCTTTTTATCAATGCGTTTTTCTTCTTCGGGAGTCAACGATGCTTTTAAAGCAGCCGCTATCTTTTTCGCCACGTC carries:
- a CDS encoding MFS transporter, encoding MARHKGKWFHITVLSFSALLAMGLWFSASAVVPQLSAEWGLSDSQKAWMTLSVQIGFVIGALLSAVLNLADRYSVRRLFTISALLAALFNAAIPALNPGPESAILLRFLTGFALAGVYPPGMKLMATWCKKDLGFGIGILVGALSVGSALPHLLSAFPYLGENGIPEWRSVLYFSSALAVVGAALAGFVLKAGPHLRESAPFDWQFVGRALSHRPTRLANFGYLGHMWELYAMWTWLPVFIILSYKSAGLSEQSARVMGFSVIAVGLISCILAGKFADRLGRTKVTSWSMVISGVCSLTIGFFFHNPVIVSIIGLLWGFFVISDSAQFSAAVSELTDSRYVGTALALQTSMGFLLTMVSIRLIPILSEQIGWNYVFMVLAIGPIIGTWSMLKLRALPEATKMASGNR
- a CDS encoding DUF4440 domain-containing protein, producing the protein MNAAQKELLDADWEFSRTSVKKGAAAAFYLYLTNNAMQLPEGSLPIYGKKAIFDTMMQGDYTLSWTPIKAEVAKSGELGWTWGKYIVVVIQEDGSESTGYGKYLNIWKKDANGNWKVSVDMGNKSPSPN
- a CDS encoding tetratricopeptide repeat protein, with the protein product MTDSPKRKLAAIMFTDMVGYTALMQKDESKARELIERHRALMEPFVKKHGGEVIQFVGDGTFCWFDSAIEAVNAAIEIQKVLELEDEVNLRIGIHIGDVVVEGDEVYGDGVNVASRIEPLAKPGGICVSHQVYENIKNQTGLSITSLGKKELKNVDEEMEVFEVAKSSEPASVTPAVAQSTPISNKINMKWIAITAALTLLVIIGLKVDFGTKEAESTEKANSLSIAVLPFTNMSADPENEYFADGITEDILTQLSKIKSLDVISRTSIMQYKNTTKSLRQIGKELGVATILEGSVRRGGNRVRITAQLIDTETDKHLWAETYDRDLDDIFAIQSDVAKKIAAALKASLTPEEEKRIDKKPTENLEAYDYYLRGKTYANRSYLESDLSIGIQMLQKAIDLDPDFSLAYATLSQIHSGFYWYYFDRSEERLVKAKAAADRALQLNSQLQEAHMALGMYYYHGRLDYQNALKEFDVAKNLGLNGGELYANIAFVQRRQGKMELAIANFLKALELSPREAMISQYLGETYSFIRNYQEAENSFNKAISLSPDLRFNYYSKALLFVKWKGDIKKARSVLKEVEQMIGTPADQSDIILKYNFDNYDRKFDHALELLMSLNDDIYEGQFRYLHKNHLIADTYGFMGNSGLSQVYYDSARVVFEELVEENPDDSRLYSSLGLVYAGLGRKEDAIRAGKKGVELLPISKEAWRGAYRLEDLAVIYTKVGELDLAIDHLETLLSIPGDLSVNLIRLDPKWDPLRDHPRFIALLEKFSI